Proteins co-encoded in one Candidatus Hydrogenedentota bacterium genomic window:
- a CDS encoding aldolase catalytic domain-containing protein, whose product MYRPEIKVLDCTIRDGGLMNDWHFSKEMVRDVFDGLAKAGVDYIELGYKADKKQYSTAEFGPWRFCDEADLREVAYECPSKISVMCDVGRTDYDSILPASESIVKMYRVATYAKEIDKAIHLGNHIKALGYEVCVNIMAISHCLDPEIDEALDQLAQTNFEVVYLVDSFGYLYSEQVHYFAEKYLSRLKGKEVGIHMHNNQQLAFANTIEGIIKGINYLDATVFGMGRAAGNCPLELLMGFLRNPKFNIRPVLDLIQKYFIDMMAELRWGYEIPYALTGVLNKHPRAAMEFMKRNPDASFSEFFDSFDPAAGSD is encoded by the coding sequence ATGTACCGACCAGAAATCAAGGTGTTGGACTGCACCATTCGAGATGGCGGCCTGATGAATGACTGGCATTTTTCGAAGGAAATGGTTCGGGACGTGTTTGACGGTCTCGCCAAGGCCGGTGTCGACTATATCGAGCTGGGATACAAAGCGGACAAGAAGCAGTACAGCACCGCTGAATTCGGTCCGTGGCGTTTTTGCGACGAGGCCGACTTACGCGAAGTGGCCTACGAATGCCCGTCCAAGATTTCGGTCATGTGCGACGTGGGACGGACCGATTACGATTCCATACTCCCCGCCAGCGAATCCATCGTGAAGATGTACCGCGTGGCCACCTACGCGAAAGAGATTGACAAGGCCATTCATCTTGGCAATCACATCAAGGCGCTGGGATACGAAGTCTGCGTCAACATCATGGCGATTTCGCATTGCCTCGATCCCGAAATCGATGAAGCGCTCGATCAGTTGGCGCAAACCAATTTCGAAGTCGTCTATCTCGTGGACAGTTTCGGGTATCTGTATTCCGAGCAAGTCCATTACTTTGCCGAGAAATATCTGAGCCGGTTGAAAGGCAAGGAAGTCGGCATTCATATGCACAATAACCAGCAGCTCGCATTTGCCAATACGATCGAAGGCATTATCAAGGGGATCAATTACCTCGATGCCACCGTGTTCGGCATGGGGCGCGCCGCCGGCAATTGCCCGCTGGAATTGCTCATGGGTTTCCTGCGCAATCCCAAATTCAACATCCGGCCCGTTCTGGACCTCATCCAGAAATACTTCATCGACATGATGGCCGAACTGCGCTGGGGGTACGAGATTCCCTACGCCTTGACCGGCGTGCTCAATAAGCACCCGCGGGCTGCCATGGAGTTTATGAAGCGGAATCCGGACGCTTCGTTCAGCGAGTTCTTCGACAGCTTCGACCCGGCAGCCGGTTCAGACTAG